TGTTGCATCGGCCCGGAAATGCCGCTGTCCAGCGGACGGCTTTTCACGTCCAGCCGCAGGAAACGTGGTTGCCTGGCGCCGCCGGCCCGCTCGTTGAGGCGCAGCAGGCCATAACGACCGGTGTAGGCGTTGTGCAGGCTTTCCAGTGAAGGCGTGGCGGACCCGAGGACGATCGGGATGTTTTCCTGTCGCGCGCGCACCAGTGCCAGATCCCGGGCGTGGTAGCGCAGGCCTTCCTGCTGTTTATAGGAGCCGTCGTGCTCTTCGTCGATGATGATCAGCCCCGGGTTCTTCATCGGGGTGAACAGCGCCGAGCGAGTGCCGATAATAATGTCGGCCTCGCCGTCGCGGGCAGCGAGCCAGGCGTCGAGGCGCTCACGGTCGTTGACCGCCGAATGCAGCAGGGCGATGCGCGCGTTGAAGCGCTGTTCGAAACGCGCCAGGGTCTGCGGGCCGAGGTTGATCTCCGGGATCAGCACCAGCGCCTGCTTGCCTGCTTCGAGGGTTTCGCGGATCAGTTGCAAATAGACTTCGGTCTTGCCGCTGCCCGTGACGCCGGCCAGCAGAAACGCGTGATAACTGTCGAACCCGGCACGGATCGCTTCGTAAGCGGCGCGTTGTTCGGTGTTCAGCGGCAACTCCGGTTGCGCCAACCAATGTTCATGGCGCACGCCAGGAGCGTGCCGACGAATCTCTACTTGCACCAGACCCTTGGCCAGCAGCAGGTCGAGGCTGTCCTTGCTCAGCATCAGCTTGCTCAACAACTGATGGGCCACGCCGTGCGGGTGCTGCGCCAGTGTTGCCAGTGCTTCCCGTTGCCGTGGCGCGCGGGCGACGCGCGGATCATCGAGGCTGGCGCCGGGGGCGACTGACCAGAAGCGCTCCTGTCGCGCCTCGGCCAGTTCGCCCTGACGCAGCAGCACCGGCAGCGCCCAGCTCAAGGTGTCGCCGAGGCTGTGCTGGTAATACTGCGACGTCCACAGGCACAGCTTGAACAGTGCGGGCGGCAGCGGCGGCTCTGCATCGAGCAGGGCCAACGCCGGTTTGAGTTTCTCCAGCGGCACGTCGCTGGTATCGGTGATCTCGACCAGAATCCCGATCATCTCCCGCCGCCCGAACGGCACCCGCAGGCGCATGCCCGGCTGCAACTGGGCGCGCAGCACCCCGGCCGGGGCCCGATAGTCGAACAGGCGGCGCAGGGGCGAAGGCAGGGCGAGGCGCAGAATGGCGTCGGGCACGCGGGGGGATCTCTATCAACACAAAAGGAGGCTTGGCGCAGATCAACTGTGGGAGCGAGCTTGCTCGCGAACGCGGTGTGTCAGGCACGAAGTCATCAACTGGCACAACGCATTCGCGAGCAAGCTCGCTCCCACAGGGGAGTGCGTTCAAGCCCGGGAGCCTAGCAGACGGTCGGTCTCAGGGACAGCTTGCGCGATTGACATTGTCTGGTAGAATCCGCGGCCTAATTACGTGCGGTATTCAACAATAGTGTTGGGTGGCGGCACGCTAGCTGAGGAAGACATCATGAAAGCTGATATCCACCCGAATTACCCAGAAGTTGCAGTAACCTGCAGCTGCGGCAACAAGTTCGAAACCCGTTCGACCTTCGGCAAAGCCCTGGCGATCGACGTTTGCAACGAGTGCCACCCGTTCTACACCGGTAAGCAGAAGACTCTGGACACCGGTGGCCGCGTTCAGAAGTTCGCCGACCGTTTCGGTGCCTTCGGCGCCAAGAAGTAAGATTGGTCATTCTGGAAAACTTCGACGGTTTCTCCAGGCTGATGAAAAAGGCGTCCCTTGTGGGCGCCTTTTTTGTGTCCGCGATTTGGCTGTCCGCTGCCCAGGCATTTTGCCCCACGCCTGCCGGCCTCAGCAGCGTCAGCGTCCAGCGCGTGGTCGATGGCGACACGCTACGCCTGAGCGATGGGCGCAGTGTGCGGATGATCGGTCTCAACACGCCGGAGCTGGGCAAGCAGGGTCGCAGTGACGAGCCCTTCGCCGTGGCGGCGCGCAAACGCCTTGAAGCCTTGGTGGCGGACAGCGGTGGGCGGGTCGGTTTGCAACCCGGCCAGCAGGCCAAAGACCATTACGGTCGCACCCTCGCGCATGTCTACAGCACCAGCGGCACCAATCTTGAAGCGAAAATGCTCGCCGACGGCCTCGGTTTTCAGGTGGCGGTGGCACCGAATGTCGATCTTGTTACCTGTCAGCAGGCGGCCGAACGCAGCGCCCGGCAGGCCGGTCGGGGCCTGTGGCGCCAGTTACCTGTACTGAAAGCGGAGCAGATCCGCACTTCGGGTTTCGCCGTGGTCAGTGGGCGTGTGAGCAAGGTTCAACGCAATCGCGGCGGAATCTGGATCGAGTTGCAGGACTCGGTTGTACTGCGCGTTGCACCCAATCTGGTCGGACAATTCGACAACGCCCGGTTGCAGACGCTACAGGGCAGGCAGATCGAGGCTCGCGGCTGGGTCGTCGACCGTTCGCGGCGTGGCGGGTTGAAACCGGGTCAGCCGCGTTGGCTGCTGCCGTTGACCGATCCGTCGATGCTGCAAAGCGCGCGCTGAAGAAAAATTGTAGACATTTTTTCTGTCGATTGTGAACAGTCCAGCCCTTGTGCGCCGTGGCTCTTGGCCCAAAGTCGTAGGACAGGGCGCTTGACAGGGGTGACCGCTCAGTCTTGTGGGGACTTTGCGAGGCGCGTATCCTCGCTGACCAGTCTGTCCAACAGTAAAAAGCGGAATGCCAAAATGTCTGATCTGAAAACTGCCGCTCTCGAATATCATGCCAATCCTCGTCCAGGGAAGCTGAGTGTCGAGCTCACCAAGGCCACTGCTACCGCCCGCGACCTGTCGCTGGCCTACAGCCCCGGCGTAGCTGAACCAGTGCGTGAGATCGCCCGCGATCCTGAACTGGCCTACAAATACACCGGCAAGGGCAACCTGGTTGCAGTCATTTCCGATGGCACCGCGATTCTGGGCCTGGGTAACCTCGGCCCACTGGCCTCCAAGCCAGTGATGGAAGGTAAAGGTGTACTGTTCAAGCGCTTCGCCGGTATCGACGTATTCGACATCGAAGTCGACTCCGAAAGCCCGCAAGCCTTCATCGACACCGTAAAACGCATCTCCATCACCTTCGGTGGCATCAACCTGGAAGACATCAAGGCGCCTGAGTGCTTTGAGATCGAACGTGCTCTGATCGAGCAGTGCGACATTCCGGTATTCCACGATGACCAGCACGGCACCGCGATCGTGACCGCTGCGGGCATGATCAATGCCCTGGAAATCGCCGGCAAAACCCTGCCGGAAGCCAAAATCGTCTGCCTCGGCGCCGGCGCTGCGGCCATCTCCTGCATGAAGTTGCTGGTGAGCATGGGCGCAAAAATCGAAAACATCTTCATGGTTGACCGTACCGGCGTGATCCACTCCGGCCGTGATGACCTGAACCAGTACAAAGCCGTGTTCGCTCACGCCACCGACAAGCGCAGCCTGGCTGATGCTCTGAAAGGCGCTGACGTGTTCGTCGGTCTGTCCGGCCCGAACCTGCTGAGCGCTGAAGGTCTGCTGTCGATGGCGGCCAACCCGATCGTCTTCGCCTGCTCGAACCCGGATCCGGAAATCTCCCCGGAACTGGCGCACGCCACTCGCAGCGACGTGATCATGGCCACCGGTCGTTCCGACTACCCGAACCAGGTCAACAACGTTCTGGGCTTCCCGTTCATCTTCCGTGGTGCCCTGGACGTTCGCGCCAAGCGCATCAACGAAGAAATGAAAGTGGCTGCGGCCAACGCCCTGCGCGAACTGGCCAAACTGCCAGTGCCACAGGACGTGTGCGACGCCTACGGTGGTGCGCCTCTGGAATTCGGTCGTGAGTACATCATTCCGAAGCCAATGGACAAGCGCCTGATCACCCTGATCTCCGACGCTGTGGCCAAGGCTGCGATCGAGACCGGTGTGGCCACCCTGCCGTATCCGAAGAACTACCCGCTGAAAAGCGTGGATGACGTGTTCAACGGCTAAGCCGTTGTAGCGCTTCAACGAAAGCCCCGGCTTGTGAGAGTCGGGGCTTTTTTGTGCCTGAAGATCAAGAGCCCCCTCACCCTAACCCTCTCCCAAAGGCAGAGGGGACTGACCGAGTTGTCTGGGTTCATACGCCGACCTATAAGGGTGGTGTCGATTATGGATTCGGCACAGCACGTTCAGGTCGGCGCAACGCCCGAGCATCCCCCAATCAGTCCCCTCTCCCTCCGGGAGAGGGCTAGGGTGAGGGGGCTCTTGATTTTCAGGCATAAAAAAGCCCCGCACTTCTTTCGAAGGCGGGGCTTTTTGGGGCGCATTGATCAGAACAGATCGATCGGTGCCTGCTCATCCGCCGGCAGCGGACTGCCCGGTACGGCGCCGTTGCCCAGCTCATTCACCGAGGGCGGCGTGTCTTCGGACTTGAACAGCTCGAAGTAGGCGCCCGGCGTGCTCGGCGTTGCCGCACGACCGCTGACCGGATCCACCCGCAGGCTGAGAATTCCTTCCGGCTCAGGCTGTACGTGCGGCGGCTTGTCCTTGAGCGCGGCAGACATGTAGTTCATCCAGATCGGCAACGCCACGGTGCCACCAAACTCGCGGCGACCAAGGCTTTCCGGCTGGTCAAAGCCGGTCCACACGGTGGTCACGTAATCGGCGTTGTAACCGGAGAACCACGCATCCTTCGATTCGTTGGTGGTACCGGTCTTGCCGGCGATGTCGCTGCGACCCATGGCCAGTGCGCGGCGTCCGGTGCCGAGCTTGATCACGTCCTGCAGCATGCTGTTGAGGATGTACGTGGTACGTCCATCGACGATCCGCTCGGCAACGGCCGGCGCTTGTGGCGCAGTGGCAGCGCCCGGTGCTTCACCCGGAACCGGTGCGGCGTTGACGGTGATCGGCTGAGACTCCGGCGCGGCAAGGCCATCGGTCGCCGAGCCACCCTGTGGCACGGTCGGCGGGTTGGCGACGAACAGCGTGTCACCGTTGCGGCTTTCGATCTTGTCGATGATGTACGGGGTGATCTTGTAGCCGCCGTTGGCAAAGGTGCTCCAGCCGGTAGCGATTTCCATCGGGGTCAGGGTCGCGGTGCCCAGCGCCAGCGACAGGTTCGGCGGCAGGTCCTGCTTGTTGAAGCCGAAGCGGGTGATGTAGTCGATGGTCTTGCCCACACCCATCGCCTGCAACAGGCGGATCGACACCAGGTTACGTGACTTGTACAGCGCCTCGCGCAGACGGATCGGGCCGAGGAAGGTGTTGGTGTCGTTCTTCGGCCGCCAGACCTTGTCCAGGTACTCGTCGACGAACACGATCGGCGCATCGTTGACCAGCGTCGCGGCGGTATAACCGCTGTCCAGTGCAGCACTGTAGACGAACGGCTTGAAGCTCGAACCCGGCTGACGCTTGGCCTGCAGGGCGCGGTTGTAGTTGCTCTGCTCGAACGCAAAGCCGCCGACCAGCGAGCGGATCGCGCCGTTCTGCGGATCCAGCGATACCAGCGCGCCTTGCGCCTGCGGGATCTGGCTGAATTTCAGCGAATTGTTCGGCTGACGCTGCACGCGAATCAGATCGCCGACCTGCGCCACATCCGACGGTTGGCGCGGTGCGGCGCCCATGCTGTTGGTGTTGAGGAACGGCCGCGCCCATTTCATGGTGTCCCAGGCGACGTGTTCTTCGCCGGTACGGGTCAGCACCTGCAAGCCATTCTTGTCGACCTGGGTAACGATGGCCGGCTCCAGGCTGCTGATGGTGCGCTGCTTGGTCAGCTCGGTCGCCCAGGCTTCGTGAGTCTTGCCCGGCAGGCGCGACTCGGGTCCGCGGTAGCCATGGCGCTGATCGTAGGTCATCAAGCCTTCGTGCAGCGCGGTGTTGGCCATTTCCTGCAGGTTGCTCGGCACCGTGGTGGTGACGCGGAAACCTTCGGTGTAAGCGTCGCTGCCATAGCGACCGACCATTTCGGCACGGGCCATTTCGGCGATGTACGGTGCGTTCACTTCCGGGGTCGGCACGTGATAGCTGGCGTTCAGCGGCTCGTTGATCGCGGCGGTGTAGTCAGCCTCGGAAATCTTTCCGAGCTTGTACATGCGTCCGAGAATCCAGTCGCGGCGCTCCTTGCTGCGCGCCGGGTTGGCCAGCGGGTTGAAGCGCGACGGGGCTTTCGGCAGGCCGGCGATCATCGCCATCTGCGCCAGGCTGACGTCGCGGATCGACTTGCCGTAATACACCTGCGCCGCCGCCTCGATGCCGTAGGCGCGGTTACCCAGATAAATCTTGTTCACGTACAGCTCGAGGATCTCGTCCTTGGTCAACTGCCGTTCGATCTGCAGGGCCAGAAGAATCTCGGTGGTTTTGCGCGAGAAGCTGCGTTCGCTGGTCAGGAAGAAGTTCTTCGCCACCTGCATGGTGATGGTGCTGCCGCCGGACTGAATGTGCCCGCTTTTGACCAGTTGGGTCGCGGCGCGCATCAGGCTGCTCGGATCGACGCCATAGTGGTTGGCGAAATTGTCGTCTTCAGCACTTAGTAACGCATTAATGAAATTGGGTGGAATGTCGGCGAAACGGATCGGAGTACGGCGCATTTCGCCAAATTCTGCGATCAACTTGTTGTCGCTGCTGTAGACCCGGAGCGGAATCTGCAACTGAATGCTTCTCAGCGCCTCCACAGACGGCAAACCCGGACTAAGGTAAAGAAACGCGCCGCTGAGACCTAAAAGCAGTCCGCAGAAAACGGCGACGATGGACCAACCGAAAAATTTCAGCAGACGAATCAAGGCTTTTGAACATCCAGGGCAAAGAATGAATTGGGCGGCAGGGTTCCGGTAACACACAGAACAGCCTGGGCCGGCAGTAAAAAGCGGAAAAAAACGCTGGGCATTATAAGCACTTTTCTGCTGGGGGCGTCATTTGCGCTTCTGTCAAGACGGGGTGAAGGAACGCAATGCGTATTACAGAGTCCGTAACTCACGGAAAGTCATAGGGAATTGGTAGTGCTGGGACTCTTCAAGAAAAAGACCAATACGTTACTGGGGATCGACATCAGCTCCACTTCGGTGAAGCTGCTGGAGTTGAGCCGTCAGGGCGATCGCTACCGGGTCGAGGCCTACGCGGTAGAGCCGCTGCCGCCCAACGCCGTGGTCGAAAAGAACATCGCCGAGCTCGAAGGCGTGGGCCATGCCTTGTCCCGGGTGCTGGTCAAGGCACGCACCGGGCTCAAGAGCGTGGCGGTGGCGGTGGCCGGTTCTGCGGTGATCACCAAGATCATCGAGATGGACGCCGGACTGACCGATGATGAGCTGGAAAA
The Pseudomonas fluorescens genome window above contains:
- a CDS encoding primosomal protein N', with the protein product MPDAILRLALPSPLRRLFDYRAPAGVLRAQLQPGMRLRVPFGRREMIGILVEITDTSDVPLEKLKPALALLDAEPPLPPALFKLCLWTSQYYQHSLGDTLSWALPVLLRQGELAEARQERFWSVAPGASLDDPRVARAPRQREALATLAQHPHGVAHQLLSKLMLSKDSLDLLLAKGLVQVEIRRHAPGVRHEHWLAQPELPLNTEQRAAYEAIRAGFDSYHAFLLAGVTGSGKTEVYLQLIRETLEAGKQALVLIPEINLGPQTLARFEQRFNARIALLHSAVNDRERLDAWLAARDGEADIIIGTRSALFTPMKNPGLIIIDEEHDGSYKQQEGLRYHARDLALVRARQENIPIVLGSATPSLESLHNAYTGRYGLLRLNERAGGARQPRFLRLDVKSRPLDSGISGPMQQAIGQTLAAGQQVLVFLNRRGFAPTLLCHDCGWMSECSRCDARMTVHQRYGELRCHHCGNVERTPRQCPKCNKVDLRPVGAGTERAEERLAILFPDYPVLRVDRDSTSRKDAMNQLFATIQKGQPCILVGTQMLAKGHHFPRVTLVSILDADGGLFSGDFRASERMAQLIVQVAGRAGRAEEPGKVIIQTHLADHPLLVQLTEQGYFAFAEQALSERRAAGLPPFSHLALLRAEAHKPGQAEGFLDEACSAAERLLVEQNLSGIELLGPVPAPMERRAGRYRAQLLVQATARTPLHRLLASWLLELEQMPSGRAVRWSLDVDPVDLY
- the rpmE gene encoding 50S ribosomal protein L31, translating into MKADIHPNYPEVAVTCSCGNKFETRSTFGKALAIDVCNECHPFYTGKQKTLDTGGRVQKFADRFGAFGAKK
- a CDS encoding penicillin-binding protein 1A, whose translation is MRLLKFFGWSIVAVFCGLLLGLSGAFLYLSPGLPSVEALRSIQLQIPLRVYSSDNKLIAEFGEMRRTPIRFADIPPNFINALLSAEDDNFANHYGVDPSSLMRAATQLVKSGHIQSGGSTITMQVAKNFFLTSERSFSRKTTEILLALQIERQLTKDEILELYVNKIYLGNRAYGIEAAAQVYYGKSIRDVSLAQMAMIAGLPKAPSRFNPLANPARSKERRDWILGRMYKLGKISEADYTAAINEPLNASYHVPTPEVNAPYIAEMARAEMVGRYGSDAYTEGFRVTTTVPSNLQEMANTALHEGLMTYDQRHGYRGPESRLPGKTHEAWATELTKQRTISSLEPAIVTQVDKNGLQVLTRTGEEHVAWDTMKWARPFLNTNSMGAAPRQPSDVAQVGDLIRVQRQPNNSLKFSQIPQAQGALVSLDPQNGAIRSLVGGFAFEQSNYNRALQAKRQPGSSFKPFVYSAALDSGYTAATLVNDAPIVFVDEYLDKVWRPKNDTNTFLGPIRLREALYKSRNLVSIRLLQAMGVGKTIDYITRFGFNKQDLPPNLSLALGTATLTPMEIATGWSTFANGGYKITPYIIDKIESRNGDTLFVANPPTVPQGGSATDGLAAPESQPITVNAAPVPGEAPGAATAPQAPAVAERIVDGRTTYILNSMLQDVIKLGTGRRALAMGRSDIAGKTGTTNESKDAWFSGYNADYVTTVWTGFDQPESLGRREFGGTVALPIWMNYMSAALKDKPPHVQPEPEGILSLRVDPVSGRAATPSTPGAYFELFKSEDTPPSVNELGNGAVPGSPLPADEQAPIDLF
- a CDS encoding thermonuclease family protein, yielding MKKASLVGAFFVSAIWLSAAQAFCPTPAGLSSVSVQRVVDGDTLRLSDGRSVRMIGLNTPELGKQGRSDEPFAVAARKRLEALVADSGGRVGLQPGQQAKDHYGRTLAHVYSTSGTNLEAKMLADGLGFQVAVAPNVDLVTCQQAAERSARQAGRGLWRQLPVLKAEQIRTSGFAVVSGRVSKVQRNRGGIWIELQDSVVLRVAPNLVGQFDNARLQTLQGRQIEARGWVVDRSRRGGLKPGQPRWLLPLTDPSMLQSAR
- a CDS encoding malic enzyme-like NAD(P)-binding protein — its product is MSDLKTAALEYHANPRPGKLSVELTKATATARDLSLAYSPGVAEPVREIARDPELAYKYTGKGNLVAVISDGTAILGLGNLGPLASKPVMEGKGVLFKRFAGIDVFDIEVDSESPQAFIDTVKRISITFGGINLEDIKAPECFEIERALIEQCDIPVFHDDQHGTAIVTAAGMINALEIAGKTLPEAKIVCLGAGAAAISCMKLLVSMGAKIENIFMVDRTGVIHSGRDDLNQYKAVFAHATDKRSLADALKGADVFVGLSGPNLLSAEGLLSMAANPIVFACSNPDPEISPELAHATRSDVIMATGRSDYPNQVNNVLGFPFIFRGALDVRAKRINEEMKVAAANALRELAKLPVPQDVCDAYGGAPLEFGREYIIPKPMDKRLITLISDAVAKAAIETGVATLPYPKNYPLKSVDDVFNG